From Heliomicrobium modesticaldum Ice1, a single genomic window includes:
- the rpsC gene encoding 30S ribosomal protein S3: protein MGQKVNPKGLRIGIIKDWDARWFAGKNYAELLHEDLKIRKFVKSKLYAAGIPRIEIERAANRVKVTIHTAKPGIVIGRGGAEVENLRKELEKMTGRAVNINIAEVKKPELDAQLVAENVAAQLEKRTSFRRAMKQSVGRTMRLGAEGIKIMVSGRLGGAEIARTEWYNEGKVPLHTLRADIDYGFAEARTTYGIIGVKVWIYKGEILPGAKNRTGESREPAERAERPERSERRDRRPRGDRRPPAAAEGGK, encoded by the coding sequence GTGGGTCAAAAGGTCAATCCGAAAGGATTGCGGATTGGCATCATCAAAGACTGGGATGCCCGGTGGTTCGCCGGAAAAAACTATGCCGAACTGCTGCATGAAGACCTCAAAATCCGCAAATTTGTCAAATCGAAGCTCTACGCCGCCGGCATTCCCCGCATCGAGATCGAGCGGGCCGCCAACCGCGTCAAGGTGACCATCCACACTGCCAAGCCGGGCATCGTCATCGGTCGCGGCGGCGCCGAAGTGGAAAACCTGCGCAAAGAGCTGGAAAAAATGACGGGTCGCGCCGTCAACATCAATATCGCTGAAGTTAAAAAGCCTGAACTGGATGCCCAACTCGTCGCTGAGAACGTGGCAGCCCAGCTCGAAAAGCGAACCTCCTTCCGCCGAGCCATGAAACAGTCCGTCGGCCGCACCATGCGCCTTGGCGCAGAAGGCATCAAGATCATGGTCTCCGGTCGTCTCGGCGGCGCTGAGATCGCCCGGACTGAATGGTACAACGAAGGCAAGGTTCCCCTCCACACCCTCCGCGCCGACATCGACTACGGCTTTGCGGAAGCCCGCACCACCTACGGCATCATCGGTGTCAAGGTGTGGATCTACAAAGGCGAAATCCTGCCGGGCGCCAAGAACCGCACCGGCGAAAGCCGTGAACCTGCCGAGCGCGCTGAGCGTCCCGAACGTTCCGAACGTCGCGATCGCCGCCCCCGTGGTGACCGCCGGCCGCCTGCCGCCGCGGAAGGAGGGAAATAA
- the rplP gene encoding 50S ribosomal protein L16 → MLLPKRVKWRRVQRGRLKGKSKGGNSVAFGEYGLQALEAAWITSRQIEAARIAMTRYIKRGGKVWIKIFPDKPITAKPAETRMGSGKGSPEYWVAVVKPGRIMFELAGVPEDTAKEAMRLAMHKLPIKCKFVKREEVGGEANES, encoded by the coding sequence ATGTTGCTGCCGAAACGCGTCAAATGGCGTCGGGTGCAACGAGGCCGTCTGAAAGGCAAGTCCAAAGGCGGCAACAGCGTCGCCTTTGGTGAATATGGCCTGCAAGCCCTGGAAGCGGCCTGGATCACCAGCCGCCAGATCGAAGCCGCTCGTATCGCCATGACCCGCTACATCAAACGGGGCGGTAAAGTCTGGATCAAGATTTTCCCCGACAAGCCTATCACCGCCAAGCCGGCTGAAACCCGGATGGGTTCCGGTAAAGGCTCCCCTGAATACTGGGTTGCCGTTGTCAAACCGGGCCGGATCATGTTTGAGCTGGCCGGCGTTCCTGAAGATACCGCCAAGGAAGCCATGCGCCTGGCCATGCACAAGCTGCCCATCAAGTGCAAGTTTGTAAAACGGGAAGAAGTGGGTGGTGAAGCGAATGAAAGCTAA
- the rpmC gene encoding 50S ribosomal protein L29, with protein MKAKELHDLSTEELQKKLIDFKDELFRLRFQLATQQLENPMRIRDVRKNIARTQTVLRQRELEAQKA; from the coding sequence ATGAAAGCTAAAGAACTGCATGACCTGAGCACGGAAGAACTGCAGAAAAAGCTGATTGACTTCAAAGACGAACTCTTCCGCCTCCGCTTTCAACTTGCTACCCAACAGTTGGAGAACCCCATGCGGATCCGGGACGTGCGCAAAAACATCGCCCGGACGCAGACAGTCCTCCGTCAACGAGAACTGGAAGCCCAAAAGGCTTAG
- the rpsQ gene encoding 30S ribosomal protein S17, with product MSERAERKTRIGKVTSNKMEKTVVVAVESRIQHPLYGRTVKKTKKFKAHDEENACQIGDVVEIMETRPLSKEKRWRVVRIVEKAVIV from the coding sequence GTGTCCGAACGTGCCGAACGCAAGACTCGCATCGGTAAAGTCACGAGCAACAAGATGGAAAAGACCGTCGTTGTCGCCGTAGAAAGCCGCATCCAGCACCCTCTGTACGGCCGTACCGTTAAAAAGACGAAGAAATTCAAGGCCCATGATGAAGAAAACGCCTGTCAAATCGGCGATGTCGTAGAAATCATGGAAACACGTCCCCTCTCCAAGGAGAAGCGCTGGCGGGTCGTTCGTATCGTCGAAAAAGCCGTCATCGTATAA
- the rplN gene encoding 50S ribosomal protein L14 produces the protein MIQQETRLRVGDNTGAKELLCIRVLGGSYRRYASVGDIIVASVKEATPGGVVKKGDVVKAVVVRTRKPIKRPDGSYIRFSENAAVIINEQKNPKGTRIFGPVARELRDRDFMKIISLAPEVL, from the coding sequence GTGATCCAGCAAGAAACTCGACTCCGGGTCGGTGACAACACCGGAGCCAAAGAGTTGTTGTGCATCCGTGTGTTGGGCGGCTCCTACCGGAGGTATGCCTCTGTCGGCGACATCATCGTCGCTTCCGTCAAAGAGGCAACGCCCGGCGGCGTGGTGAAAAAGGGAGACGTCGTCAAAGCCGTGGTTGTCCGGACTCGGAAACCGATCAAACGGCCTGACGGCTCCTACATCCGCTTCAGCGAGAACGCCGCAGTCATCATCAATGAACAAAAAAACCCGAAGGGGACCCGTATCTTCGGGCCCGTGGCCCGCGAACTTCGCGACCGCGATTTCATGAAGATCATTTCGTTGGCCCCCGAAGTACTGTAG
- the rplX gene encoding 50S ribosomal protein L24 yields MANPKVHVRKGDLVQVITGKDAGKKGKIIEVIPAKNRVVVEKVNIVKRHSKPSKTNPQGGIIEKEAPIDASNVMIFCPKCDRPVRSGHKFLENGDKARICRKCGDVLDKDK; encoded by the coding sequence ATGGCCAACCCGAAAGTCCATGTAAGAAAAGGCGATCTGGTACAGGTCATCACCGGCAAGGACGCTGGCAAAAAAGGCAAAATCATTGAAGTGATTCCCGCCAAAAACCGGGTTGTCGTTGAGAAAGTCAACATCGTCAAACGGCACTCGAAGCCCAGCAAGACCAATCCCCAAGGCGGCATCATCGAAAAAGAAGCGCCCATCGACGCTTCCAACGTGATGATCTTCTGCCCCAAATGTGACCGGCCGGTGCGCAGCGGTCACAAGTTCCTGGAAAACGGCGACAAGGCTCGCATCTGCCGCAAATGCGGTGACGTGCTTGACAAAGATAAGTAA